Proteins encoded by one window of Antechinus flavipes isolate AdamAnt ecotype Samford, QLD, Australia chromosome 4, AdamAnt_v2, whole genome shotgun sequence:
- the PRSS35 gene encoding LOW QUALITY PROTEIN: inactive serine protease 35 (The sequence of the model RefSeq protein was modified relative to this genomic sequence to represent the inferred CDS: inserted 1 base in 1 codon), translated as MENILFWLIFSIPAWTVIGGSEMEQDFTWHLRKIPRVVSERTLHLSSPKFEADAKLVLNRVCGIECQKELPVPSVSELEESLSYETVFENGTRTLTQVNVQGLMLEPTQNTTRKIISRRKRQVYGIDSRFSILDKRFVTNFPFSTAVKLSTGCSGILISPNHVLTAAHCIHDGQDYVKGGKKLRVGLLKMRSKRNGKKPRGSKRIRREAEYGDPLHDTQEELGIRSKGRRRKKESGRGQKGSEGKPSFQWTRVKTTYIPKGWVRGVRENVALDYDYALLXLKRPHKKKYMELGVSPTIKKMPGSMIHFSGFDNDRSGQLVYRFCSVSDESNDLFYQYCDAEPGSTGSGVYLRLKDPDKKWKRKIIAVYSGHQQMDINGVQKDYNVAVRITPLKYAQICLWIHGNDADCTYG; from the exons atggaaaatatactATTCTGGTTGATCTTTTCTATCCCTGCATGGACTGTCATTGGTGGCTCTGAAATGGAACAGGATTTTACCTGGCACTTACGAAAAATACCTCGGGTGGTCAGTGAAAGAACTTTGCATCTTTCCAGCCCCAAATTTGAAGCAGATGCCAAGTTGGTGCTAAACAGAGTATGTGGTATTGAATGCCAAAAGGAACTACCAGTGCCAAGTGTTTCTGAGCTGGAGGAGTCTCTCTCTTATGAGACTGTCTTTGAAAATGGTACTCGAACCTTGACTCAAGTGAATGTCCAGGGATTGATGCTTGAGCCTACTCAGAACaccacaagaaaaattatatccagGAGAAAGCGACAAGTATATGGCATTGATAGTCGCTTCAGTATCTTGGACAAGCGATTTGTAACCAATTTCCCTTTCAGCACAGCAGTAAAGCTCTCCACGGGCTGTAGTGGTATTCTCATCTCCCCTAACCATGTCTTAACGGCAGCTCACTGTATTCATGATGGACAGGACTACGTTAAAGGGGGCAAAAAACTAAGGGTAGGATTGCTCAAGATGAGGTCCAAGAGGAATGGCAAGAAACCCAGAGGTTCTAAGAGGATTCGACGAGAAGCTGAATATGGAGATCCACTACATGATACCCAAGAGGAGCTAGGTATAAGAtccaaaggaaggagaagaaagaaagaatcaggaAGGGGTCAGAAAGGCTCTGAAGGTAAGCCCTCTTTCCAGTGGACCAGGGTCAAGACAACCTACATTCCCAAAGGCTGGGTTAGAGGAGTAAGAGAAAATGTGGCTCTGGATTATGATTATGCTCTTC GATTGAAACGTCCCCATAAAAAGAAGTATATGGAGCTGGGTGTCAGTCCAACCATCAAGAAGATGCCTGGGAGCATGATTCATTTCTCAGGTTTTGACAATGATAGATCTGGGCAGTTGGTCTACCGATTTTGCAGCGTGTCGGATGAATCTAATGACCTCTTCTACCAGTACTGTGATGCAGAGCCTGGCTCTACAGGCTCTGGGGTCTATCTCCGCCTTAAGGACCCAGACAAGAAGTGGAAGCGCAAGATCATTGCTGTCTATTCGGGCCACCAGCAGATGGACATCAACGGAGTCCAGAAGGATTATAATGTTGCTGTACGCATTACTCCTCTCAAATATGCACAGATTTGCCTATGGATCCATGGAAATGATGCTGATTGTACTTATGGCTAA